Sequence from the Molothrus aeneus isolate 106 chromosome 7, BPBGC_Maene_1.0, whole genome shotgun sequence genome:
aggagctggactcagtgatccctGTGGGACACTTCCacctcaggatattccatgattctgtgatattttcACTGATATAAATGTGTGCAAAACTGTCCTGTGGAGATTGGGATTAAATAAAGGCTGTATATTAAAAACTTCTAGATTAAGTTGCTGCAGTCATAAATTGCCATTGCCAGCTCAAGACACTTTTTAAATATGGTATTTAATCATTCAAGTTTCAAAATCCTTTGAATAAGAGCCATAATAGCAACAATTTGAAACTTGTCTGAAACAGTCACCTGCTacacaggaaaatgtttttaaaaacacgGCCTGTCTGTGTGAAATgaaatcacatttatttttgtttacatGGGCAGCATGACGTCTGACCTAATCAAGCCTGTCATCATGTGCATTATATTTTGCTTACCCTGCTGggtgtaaataatttcttcttaagCAGATTTTGACTGCAGTAAGAAtgtaactgctttttttttttttttttccttgctgtgatGTTTTCAAAATTGACCTGAAAGGAAACCCAACCACCTGCTTTTAAGCTGATTCAAGTATTATGATTAAAGTTTTGTGGTTGGAAGAAGAGTGGTGGGGACTTGCTGGGTGTGATGGGGTTTGGTACCAGggctccctccctctgccccagctgccaggctgcttccctgtgccagggctgcatgGGAGGAGACTGGGCTAAGTTTTTCTCCCATGCTTTGTCTTCCTGAGCCTGGAAACCTCAGCCTGGGaagtgccacagccagggaggaggagaatcCAGCTCCCCTTTTGATGAGGAGTTGAGCAAGGGCTGAATCAGCAGCGAGCTGCCTTCTCTCCCAGCATGTTCCTGCTTGGGAATGTTGTCTAATTCAaactttcttcttcattttaatGGCACCTGGTGCAATTATTGAACAGTTAAGGGTTGTCTTAGTGAAAATATGTGCTTCATTTCTCAAATCTCAAGGAATGCTGCTGAACCTACTCTGCCTAGGCTTGTGCACAGTTCACTATAGCACACATTCAAATATCtcctagaaaaacaaaatccagctGGGCAAAAATTGTTGCTGTGCCTTAGTTTTACTTTGTCTCTTCATACATGCAACATTTAAAACCAAACATCAAACGGGCCACGAGCAAGTGCCAGATTTAATAAACTCTCTTTATTTACATACAAATACATGTACACATATGTTCTGTATATGTACACATATTTAAGTGTATATACATACATGGTTTCCACATACTCTACAATAAATAGCATGTagggttttcttttaattgcctACAGTGCTGAGTAAAAATACATGGCAATAAAATCATGGCTTACAGCTAAGTTACAAAAGCACCAACCACTGAACTCGTAGCAATAAATCCAAGCTCATGTACAGCTGGGGCAAGGACACGCTATACAGAATACAAAGAGACCAACTTGTAGGAATTGACAGGATTAGGCAAACTAAAAAACATCATTATAGACCAGGAGAGACTCTGTATGAAATAAGATGAAGGAAAACATTTAGATTATTGATCAAACTAAACCACACATTTAAATTTGTCAcctaaagagaaaaacaaatcaccCAGTTACTCGTATATTTTTAACAGagtaatttttttgtgtgaGTCTTTACCAAGGAAATCAGAATTAATCTCATGAGTGAGTCCTTCTGAGCTGCCACAGTCACTTGTCTGTGTGCACATCACCAAACAGTATTTCAATAGTGCTTTATTTAAGCTGTGTGTAACTCCTTGAAACCTGTGTGCGAGTCTGACTGGAGGCAATCAGCACTTCCTCAGCCAGCTCCTTCCACAGGACCTGTGACATCGAGCTGTCACCAAGGAGCAGGAGAGCAaattggcagcagcagcagcagatcaaTACCCAGAGAAAGCACAGGGATGATGCTGGAACTGCATGGCCAGAGCCAACCACTGCTGACTGCAGTGGGACCACAGCTGgtggagcacagcacagctggaccctcccttgctgcagctgcagcgcagggagctggtgctgcactAGGGGAAAGCCTGGCTGAGTGTTTATATTAAAAGTTTCAAACCTGCTTTATGAACTGAAGGTGCATAGATTTTTGTTGTTCTCTCTCTTTGTCATGGCTGATACTTTGACTTAAGGTGTGCAGTGCTACGGGAACGACTGGTGCCAAGGAGGAGAAAGCTGCCTGTTCAGGTGTCATCCTTGTGCTCATCCTTGGTGATGTGCTTTCCTTGCTGCACTTCAATGCTCAGGGGCTGGAtagcaaaataattgtttccttttcctggaAGCCAGCCCCTGCTACAgttcagagaatcacagaatggtttgggttggaacaaatcttaaagatcatccagttccaactcccctgccatgggcaggggcaccttctgCCAGACCAGGTTGACTTAAACAGAGATTATCTTTTCCCCAGGTTTTTATAGATTCTCTGTTGCTGCAAAACTAATACTGGGGTGTGTGTCCTTGTGTGAATGTGTGAGAGGAATTAAACCCAGTGATGGGCACGGGAGGAAGGAATGTATACCACACGTGCACACCTGTGGGGTCTAATAAACTAAAGCTTACTGAGGTCTAATTACATCACTGCATATCCATGGGTAGGAAGTCTGAAGGAAGAACTACTCACTCTTCACTTTAATGAACACCTACAGCTCCTACAACTcataaaaatgcagatttctctccttttttatcAAAGAATTAGCACTTTCTCTTAGTATTGGGCTTGACTACTTGAGCCGTCTGTGTAACATTCTTAATGAAAGCAGTGGGAGAGCTGTTTATTTGAAGTTTGGGTATGAGCAGCTTTGAGGCTGCTCCATCACTTGTTCATTCTATTGTCACCTAAAGTTCCCAATGAGAAATAGGACCTGCTAAGCGCTGTCCAATTCAAGTAAAAGACAACCTCTCTGCCGTGGAGTTATtcaaaaaagtgatttttaagaTCAATGTTCATTCCAGACATAATTTAGTTTGATTCTTGTCACGTGCCTGCCTGGCAGTTCCCTTACGAACGATGAGAGAGCTGAAACGCGACGGCCCCAAAGGAAAACGATTGTTACATAAACAGCTGGATTAGTTACGATACAGCACGAACACAGCTACGGTTTTTAGAGACTTTTTAACCTGATAGGAAACCACATTCCTCTCCAGAAGGTTGATGGGAATGCTCGTTTCTGTGCGGGATCCCCAGGCCGGCTCAGCCGGAGGACAGGTAGGGCGTCTCGCTGTGGTAGTTGTAGTCGGGACAGACCTTCTGCACCAGTTTGTAATCTACGCTGTAGAACGCGATGTAAATGCAGATGACTTTGAAGGGTTTGGAACACAACCAGGAGACATGGCTTTGGGTCTGCTCTTGGTAGCAGATCTTGGAAGGGTCAAAGTTGCACAAGGCAGTTTTTTTGGCGCGGTCTGTTTTCTCGTACTCGATGCGGCAGTTGAAGGACTTGGACTCCTTGGTCTCCAGCGTGGACTGTGGAGATGGCTCAAACTCCACCACTTTGGAGGGCGGCACCAGGCTGACAGAAACATTCCCCAGGCCCGTGGAGTTGTGTCGGAAATAAACGCTGAAGGTTCCGTTGCCGTGATCGACGATTTTCCCCGTGATCAGGAGGTTCAGCTTTACAGTTTTGATGTTGGAGTGGAAGTCACCCCATCCAAACATTTTCTTGAATTTCCCAGTTTTCACTATAGGTCTGCGTTTAGTTCGTGCCAGAGATTCCTGAACCTCCGTGATGTTGGACAACCAATCCCAAAAGTTTTCTATGCTGTCCGAGTAGGACACCTGGCCGTGTTTCAGCACTGGGGATGGTTTGACAAAGAGGCGTAGGGGGTTGATGATCCTGGAGTGGACCACGTTGTCAACCAGTGTCTCTGCAGCATCCTTGTCCTCCCAGTCCAGCACCTCCGCGGCTTGCACCACCCGGCTGGTGTCACAGAACACCTGCTCCGAAACAGAAACAGAGAGCAGGGTCAAGGGGGGTGATGAAACAGCCAAGACACAGAAGGAGCCAttgatatttaattttatactCATAGGATCTGAATCGGTCACCTGGACCACTGTAATGAGTAATTTCTACTGCTCTATGAGAGTTCAAGGATTTAACTCAAAATAGCTCATGGAAGATGCAAAAATCTCAATAGGAGACATCCATGGGGGCTCCATGGGGACTCCTGTCCAGTTCTGGACAGGCTGATGGCTGTGATGTGCAAAAGCAGGTGCCCCATGCTCACAGATTTGTTAAATGAATACCTGACTGGGGAAAGTGGAAATCCTGAAGACCCCTCTGCTAAAAGATGGAGTGAAATAGAACAGCACGCATTTCCAGtcccttcctttttctccccacaaCCTTCCAGCTGGTTTAGGCTTAAAATCCTGTTCTGTTGGTGCAATTGTCTCCTAAACCATTTATTGTACATTTGTGTTTTCTGGTGTTGCTTTTTCCATTTGATCCAAACCTAGTTTGCTCGTTTGTGCCCTTAGTTTGACACAGTGACCATGGCCCTGTTTTGGTGTGCTGGTTtcagctgcacagctgcctgtgcttAGCAAGGCCCAGCCTTCTAGAAGTGCTGAGCACTCCCAgccacacagcacagctcagtttTAGGATCCGTGACGAGGCCAAGCTGAGTCAGCaatcagaaagcaaaatttcCTCCTGGTAGTGAAGGCCTTAAGGTTTCAGAGTCAAACAAACAGGTCTCAGTAAAATTTCCAACTCAGTGCAGACACACATTTCCCAGATGTGtttccctgctctctctggCAGAGAAGTCCTGTTGGAAATGCAGAACTCGAGTGTATGATCCAAAGGTCAGAAGGAAGATCTGTGTTTCAACAGGATAGAAATGATCATCTGACTTTTTAGGTCCTTTAAATCTTGAGTAAATCTTTGAAGAAGCTTTTTGTAGAATGCCTTTGGAGAAGGTGTTTTTAGGGTCTGTTCTGTTTAGAACTGCCTTACACAGTCCTCCTAatgtacaaaagaaaaactttttcaGCTGCATCTATTTCTACAGAATGTGTGAACAGAACAAAGAGATGTTTAAaatgggaagaagaaaggacaCTGTtgtcctgcccctgtccccagtgacaaactgctgctggccaaatgctgctcctgcttcaTCACTGATCCCACAATTCCAGAATCCAGGTGGATCCCAGTATAACTAATGCAGGAATGGGGTTTTCACTCTCCAGCAGCAACATTACAGGGTGGAAGTTTTCCTAAAGCAGCCAAAGTACGAAGGGCAGACGTGGAATGTGTGGGGTGGAATTTTGTGCTTTGTGTCTCACGAGGGAAACCTCAATGTTGGgcttgcttttccctctgctcctgatCCCAAAGGGTCTCCTACACCTCTGGTTCCTCACAGGGCTCTGTTTTTTACAATATCCAGCTGTTATTTCTATAAAttgcaatttttcatttcatcatCTGGCAAAGATTAGAAACTCCAAAGCCCTTAATCTTCAGTGGGGCCTGTTCTGGAGCAATAGGCTCCAAACCAGAGCCCAAACCCACTACCACGTGTCCTTCCTGATCACCCCTAATGCAGTGATTATGAAATGTGGAACAGCAGCAACATTCACAGCTTGAATGTTGAAAGGTGACCATCACTATTGctaaatcataaaatcacagaatagtcTGGGCTGGAAGGCATCTTAAAGATCATTCAtttccaaaccccctgccatgggcagaaacaccttccagcctggccttgaaaaatttcaggagcctgttccagtgcctcatcaccctcacagtaaagatttcttcctaataactaatctaaacctccttCAGCTTAAGGGCATTCCACTTGTCCTATCACTTATTTTTTACTAGAAATAAATCCACGGCTGGGTGGAAATGCAGTGGGCCAGGTGTGTCTCTGCAAAAATACCttatttccttcttcagattAAAAGTGGGGGAAGAAAAGACAACAGTGATCACTCTCAGCCCCAGACCTTGTATGTCAACTTTCTGcctctaatatttttttatggCTGAGCTAGGAACCTGAGGAAATAGGAGATTCTAATGGAAACAGTGACAGATGCTGATCTGTACCAGCCTAAATAGCACTGTCATAATGATGCTGGGGAAAACAtcacttctgctgtgatggagAGTTCCTGGTGAAGCTCTGTCATGTTTATGTGTGGCTCTTCAGCCACTCTTAAGCCTGTCACCAGCCCAGGATCAGCTGTGTGATGCTGAGAACGCTGGCCATCCCCACTGGCAGGGAAATCACTCCCCTGCTGCAGAGAAGTGACTCTGCTCACATGAAGCAAGAAGTGCTGCACACGTTCACCCATCCCCAGTCTGACCTGAGGCCTTGAGAAGCACataaaaaaaggcttttctgctgcatttctaGATTACAGCTGGGCCCAggggcctggcagtgctggaataCCAGAAACTTTCCTCATTTGCACAGCTAAATGAAATGCTATTTAAAATGCTAATGACCACTCAAACCATGGGCACCTACAGCTGGTATTGCTGTTAGCAACTGAGTCAGAGGGGAAAGTAGTTGGatattttaaagtgaaatatATGGAAAGGAAGCTGTTTAGTTCACAGGGGAATCTGGCTTTGCTGGTGTCTGCACCCAGCTCTGAGTGTCCTCTGGCAAGGGCACAGGAACACCCTCAAACATCCTTCGGGGCTCCTGGTCTTCTGCAATGCTTATTGAAATCCTGCAATGGCTCTTTGGCTTTTCTCCCCTGGCCTTTTCTGAGGAGATGCAGAGGACATTGAGCCATGTGCTCAGTGTATGTCTCTTCTGGGGGCTCTCACACCAGATGAGATGGCAGAGTGCTGCTTTCCCGGGGGTGCCTTGCTGAAGGCTTTgataggaaaagaagaaatatgtgGGTATagggctggggatggctgaagGGTGGGAAACATTAACACATGCTAAAGCCAGACAGGTTTGCCACATCAATAACGTATCAGGGCACAAGTATTTCAAGACCATGATgctgaaatcacagaattgcaCCTTGCTAGACTACTGCTACTTTTATTTATGTAATTGTTACACCAAATGAGGTGTACTCATGGGATAACGAAACACACCCCTGAAGCTACAGTGACCTGGGCTATTTCATGTGGTAACAGAACAGCTTTCATAACACAGGAGTGTGAAATCATTGATAAATTGAAACACAAGGATATAACACCCCTGTTTAAGGCCCAGACAGCAATCCCTAGGCTCTGCAGAAAGCTGCACCTCACAGTTTGGGTTTACTCAAGCTTACTTTGCttgagtatttttttcctcctcttttttgaagtattttgcaAGGCTGTGGGATTCTCCAGTCTTGCAAAGCCTTAATTCTTGGCTCTGCTCCATCCTAGTGCTGTCTTGTTCCACTAATTTCATTACAGGGGTGAGATTCAGGAGCTGAGAGAACTTCTGTCAGCtcagagggctgcagggaagccCTCATGGCCCAGGGTGCTAAATTGTTGTGTTTTGcaaatattcaggaaaaaaaaaagagctgaacAAAGAACTGCCTGGTTCTGCTCACTGcctgcctcagcagcaggaaggaggggACACTGCTCAGAGATGTGAATGGTGTTTGGGCTTTTGTAATGTAAAACCTTTGTGgagtgcagatttttttttcctgttttgaatAAAGCTTTCTGCAGTATAAGAGAACCCAACTCTAACACTTGTTTTTTCCCAAGGCCCTTCCCTCACTAGCTGCATTTTGCTGTTAGTGAGGAAGGGCCGATGGCTTTGTTCAGCTGTTTATTCACATTGGTTAGCAATTTCCgggcaataaaaaaaatctgtattaaaaGAACACAGCACATGCTGGAAAAAATGACTTCCTCAGCATCTTTCCATTTTACTATAATGCATCACTATAGTGAAAAATATTGCTGGTAGGGAATTTGAAAAATACCAGCTTAGGGAAGTTAGAGTA
This genomic interval carries:
- the NXPH2 gene encoding neurexophilin-2 — translated: MVPLQPLPLVVVQGVLQLVFCDTSRVVQAAEVLDWEDKDAAETLVDNVVHSRIINPLRLFVKPSPVLKHGQVSYSDSIENFWDWLSNITEVQESLARTKRRPIVKTGKFKKMFGWGDFHSNIKTVKLNLLITGKIVDHGNGTFSVYFRHNSTGLGNVSVSLVPPSKVVEFEPSPQSTLETKESKSFNCRIEYEKTDRAKKTALCNFDPSKICYQEQTQSHVSWLCSKPFKVICIYIAFYSVDYKLVQKVCPDYNYHSETPYLSSG